GCGATGAAATTAATCGGAGGCCATCTAACCAAACATATGTAGTTTCTTTAGtatcaaaatataagtttaataatacattaTGATTTCTAtctgataaattaatttccaCATATACACTTTTCTGAATTAGATTAAccattttaaaatcatctGGTACGTTGTTACCAATAGTAATTTGATTTccttcaaaataaaaaatatcgCTTAATCGAACTACCTTAGTCTGAgactttgaaaaattcagatTTTTATCAGATGATAATGTAATGCGATTATCACCAATCTGGGGTAATTCTTCAGGCCTAATATCGAATTctcttaataaaatattattttggttTGCTGATAACACTATGAATGCTACCCTAGGATACTGTACATCTGGAGCCAATGGATTTTCGGCATATACCCAAGAACCgttttgtaattgtaataatCGTTGATGACGCACATATTCATAAACTTGAGTTGTTAACATTGCATCAAACTCTATTACTCGTCCCGACCATTTACTGTAATGCTTCTGTCTAAGGGTATCAAGCTGCCAATTTCGTGCAACCTTATATGATATATTCTCAAGAGTTTTTAATCtagttttgaaaaaattgcaCCCATATGTAAAATTGTGGGGTGTCAttgatttatcaattattatagGAATCAAATCTAGCAATGATTCTAAGTCATTGCCAGTTTTTGCATCTGATTCTGCCCACATATTGAGAATTCTTTCCATTATTATGTAATAAATAGAGGCATtgttaattaataaaaatataataaatttttctgcTGAATCAGTTAGCCGTAGATTTGTGCTGTAGTTATCTAATGCAATCGATACACGAACTAGAGCTTTAGATAAAGGAAATGGAGATATGCCGAATAATAACTGTTCACtatatgtttttttaaatgataaattagaGTTTTCAAGAAAGTTAACGGCATCATACGCTTGTAAAAGGgtaatctttttttcatcttgtAGCATCTTAGTTTCTTcagtaaaattattattagtgaTAGAAGATAACGCAGAAACCTCTTTTAAAGCGTTAAAATAGCGGTCTTTCAAGGGACCCTCATACTCCTGCAACGAATATCTTGATAAAATACCAGTCTTCCCATATTTTATACCAGTAAAACTTTTGAACAAGGTATCTGAtacatcatcattatctattaaattagaaaaaaattctcttaattcattcaaatttataaaatttctcATTATAATTGCAACAGTGAGACTTAAATCTTcgaatgataatgatgacaAACATTCAAAATGTagagaaaaaatttctaaagCTAGTTTGGTTTCAGACAGATTCTCAGCACTCTGTAAGACATATTTTGTATAAGTCTGCACAAAAATAGGATTTACATAAAGACTTCTCATAATTGTTACCAAATGTTTTTTATGCCTCGTCTGATCATCTAGACATATTGTAAAAAGTTTTTTCATCACAAAATTCATCTCAACTAGACTTACTCTGGAACAAGTGGCTATTAGAATTGTCCAAAAGAAAGACTCTTGTACCACTGTCTCTAAGAGGAAATCATCTTCACAATAGTCCATAAATTTCACTATCATTTTAGGTAGAGTTTCAATAGAAAGTATATCTGGcatatctttattattaaccaataatttgaaaaattcttttaatttgcATTGATCCACTTGTGACGGAAGGGAGTAGTCACTAGCCGTAGTTATCAGCTCTGATAATCGAAGTTCCAAATCATCCATTACTATtaaccaaaaaaattcttattaagtactaaaaatatgatACTAAGTAACTTGTAAATAGTTACTACACTTAGATCTAAATAATCTTAAAATTCGAGAGGCCTTACCAAACTAAATTTTCTAGGACAGCCCAAAAAGTGTCATTAAGAAGTTTGTCACTGAGCAATTCACTGAGTGATTCAAcactttaaaattataaatagaaATACAATATAAGGTGTAGctattatttatcaatccttaaatattatttttatctatgAGCTTttctgaatttttcaattttttatatttgttaggaggttattaaattttgtgAATCCAGCTTCCGTTATTCTGTAATAATccttaaaaaatatcaagatAAACACTGGAACTTCATTGGTAATTTACATCAAAAATGTTAACTGTAAATACTGAAAATAGTATATAGTgcttaatatatatatatataatatatatatatataatatatatatttagcAATTTAAGATCCTCTAAacctatttttttcaatgaatttTAATGGCACACAGGGACTTAATGTGCTTGGACCAAGCGATTTAAGTCAAGACGAACAAGTCGAATGGAATGATTATATTAGTAGAGTTTTACCTTCCCAAGTTCAAAATCTAGTTCAACAAAAGCTTGAAGAGCGAAACTTAGTAATCCAAAATGATGAGAAGAGAACAGAGAAGGATATGAATTTTACAGAAGATCAGCTCTGGAAATTGTTTACCTCATTAGATAACCCTTATTGGAGTCAAACTCCAAATGTAGCAATCCCTACTGAAAGATCATCATTTGTGTCAAAATCTTTTGTGAAAGGTTTAATATTTGGTCAATTAAGTGTTGTTATATTActgatatttttcattaaggTATTTTTGTTTAGTGAAAACCcatcaaaacaaaaaagagATACTAAACATGCATTTGATAAAGATGAGTTAAAGAGTGATATAAACAATTGTGGTGTTCAAACATCCAATTCAAGTATTATATCTAAAAGCTTCTTAGCCTCTCTAATGAGAAAACAAAATTCAAACGTACCAGATGACGTGGAAAATGAACGTTATCGCCAACTAATAAACATTCTAGAAAAAACATCTTATAACGTTGAAACCCATGCAGCTGAGTCATTAGATTGGTTTAACGTTCTTGTGGCCCAGATTTTACAACAATTTAGGGAAGAAGCTTggcaaaaaaataaaattgtgcattcattaaatgatttcATTGAGAAAAGATCGAATGAATTACCACGCTATTTAGATATAATTAAAGTCACTGAAATTGATACAGGGGAAGGGTTTcctattttttcaaattgtaGAATTGGGTATTCCCCAAATAGCAATAAGCAGAAATTAGAAGCAAGAATTGATATTGATGTAAATGATAGAATAGCATTAGGAGTAAAAACACAACtacttttaaattatccaaAATTTGCAAGTGCTGCTTTGCCATTAAATGTTACAGTTGCAATAGTTAGATTTAAAGGCTGTTTGACAGTCTCATTGGCTACTGCAGAGGAGTTTGGTATAACCTCAAATCTTGAAAATGATCAAGAAGATTCCGATGAAAATAAAGGTTATTTTTTggtattttcattttcaccAGATTATATAATGGAATTTGAAACAGGTTCATTGGTTGGGGCACGGtcaaaattagaaaatattccaaaggTAGCAGGCCTAATTGAGTcttatattcaaaattggTTTATTGAGAGGTGTGTAGAGCCaagatttcaatttatcaaGTTGCCGAGTATCTGGCCAAGAAGTAAAAATACAGGGCAGGAAATCACTCTTCCTGTGGACTCAAATATAGGTATTTCAGAAAATCagtgaaaaaatatatttcaaaggGAGAAAGtcttaattaaattaatatatactGCTATAAAGCCTTAgagataataattttcatctATTCCTCGGGAGTGTCAATATTGAATACAATATTACCCGTATTATTAATGGCGTAGTACTGTGTCTTACTTTCAACCTCAAAATTGGATTTAAAATACCTAATGTCGTCTTTATAGCAATTGTGTGTATCATAAACCATCCATAATTTTAAGGGACTTCTCTTCTGCATAAATGGTACctcaaatttattatactttAAATCTTGCAAGTCTTGGATAAGTCCAAAGTTGAGATTTGTAGTGTCACCGTTGGTAGCATCATAAATATGCTTGAAAGAGCATAGAGGCGGAtgtttaattttacaaaCATACAACTCgtaaattttataatttgcCATTAAGGTTAAGATAAATATTAGTATCATCACTGAAGACATTTTTCCATGATTGGATAGCGCAAAAATTCCAATCATACACACCTCCATGCAATATACTCCAGTATATAAATGTAGCATTGCTTGTATATACAATTTCCCATACGTTTCAGATACATTTTCTTTGTTATTCTGGAATTcgaataaatatttaacagAGTAAAAAATGCAtgcaaaagaaaaaaagcatAATGGTAAAATTACTGGAGCAAGAACAGAGTATATTATCCCAATACATCCAAACACGGAAAATAGTGCATAAGCAGAGCCCCATGATATAGTAATAAAAGACTgcattcttttaaattttctttgtgGGGAGTGGACAAAAATTCTATAGTAGAAAATCTCTAATAGAATATCCTTTGTTTGCAATAGCGTACCCCCTGCATATGCTAAACatctaataacaataaaggaacaaaagaaattagaGCTTTTAGGCAACTCGTGGGCTAATAAAGTTGCAATTATGGTcggattattaattattttttcgattacaaaataaattccTGAAGAAATTGTTACGACCATGAACAAATGTAcgaataaaaaataaaaaaaccaCCTTTGAGTATCAATTTGAACTTCTGCTTTTGTTTTCcaagatttaaaatagGCTAACcagttaaaaataaaaggaacgatttcaattaaaaatattaatgttaTGATGGAAAGTAAATTTGAAACCAGATCGCCCAACGCACCTGAAggtatttttattgaagaTAGAAAAGGATCTAGAATAGATTGATATTCTATTTGTGTTAACAATCCTACACAAGCTACAGGCAGAATCCATcctaaaataattataatatatattacgTTAACGAAGGCAGATTGAGCAATACCTCTTTTGGTGTCTTCCCTGTTCATATTCTCCCAAATTATATCCTTTGGATTTGGACCTACTAAAATATTGTTCCATTCGTTTATATTTCGTGACTGTAGTATTTGTGCAAACATATGAGATTGAAATGCAGATTTAAagcttattattatttttttatacgAAACTACGTTGTTTCCCCTCCTTCCATTTGAAAAGGATGCAAATAATGGATAGCTTTTATAATTGACACACATTTCTTCCCAGATTTCCCTTAgcttgtaatatttttcgaGCTGATACCTAAATATCTGCAAAGATTTCGATTGAAAACTAACTTTTTGAAACTTCAATAGTGGGATATAAAAACTCCCACAATAATTTAGATTGATCCATTCAATAGAAATTGTAAAACAAAACCTTTTGCTAATAGTAgttaaaaagaattttagtttattttttaaaactgATAGTTTTTGTTTCTTGGTAAATGGACCATTTAAACTTTCAATattcttgaaaaatttatacaGATACATATCTATCGCATGTGCTTGCAAAGAATGgtctattttattaatattttcgtGAAGTATCTTAACTTGAGGACAtgattttggaaaaaatgatatacTTTCTACTGAGTTGGGCAAAATACAactgaaatattttattatttcatttttatttccatGTAAATGCTCAGgtatattatcaatatataacgtattttgatattttccTAAGTACTTCTCTTGTTGCAAATTTGAATGGATAAACTGCATTTCTGCAATTAACCATACATGATACCCAATTACAACTGTTATgctcaaaattaaatgtattaataaaatttgagATTGTGTATTCGATATATTTGACATATTGAATTTGTCTAGTGATTTAGGATTTCCTGTGGTAAAGTCCAATTTCTTGGCCTCCTCTTTGTTAGAAAAGTAATGAATTGGAAGTAGAATTGGGAGGTGTACAAAAGATAAAcacaagaaaaatatagtCAATTGCTTGAGAAATCGAAAAAATAAGTAGGTGTCTAAACCACAAGTCTCaatatattcttcaatatttgatttcaaTAAAGGTTTTATccaatcaaaaaatttcttttgaaatcgtttaaaaatagtaatatcTCTTGGTGATTGGCTTTTACCATCTTCCACAAACCCCCTCAGTAAATTATGTATTTGGTacatttctttatatttaattctaatacaaataaatacCAAAAACTGGAAtacaaaataaacaaaagaaattaagaTACTTATCAAAAATGTTTTTAGAGAAATGCCAAGGTGCTTATGTGCAGACCCAGTTCTCGGAGTATTCGAATATCTGGATAAAAAGTTTAGACTAACATATTTCAACAACCTTGCTCTGTCTATCTCAcctgaattattaaagttcACCACTAAAATTGAGATATTATCGTCTATATCTAATGAACCTAGAATATTATTCGATGAGTGTAGATCCATAGTGCTTGGATACTTCACATTATTGCTCATTGCAGGAAAAGGCACATCCTTTATAATAGTATTTTAAACATTGGACAAAGGAACTATATTCAAAATCCAATATATGTAtacttatttatttattagcatattatatttttttattcgtcttttgtttttttaacgATTTTTTCAGcctatttatttttgtgaCACTAAATTTGctactaatattaaaacttGGGGATATTGAAAAGCATGGAGTAAAACAAATAACTAAATAGCATACATATTTACAGAATTTCtatcaaatattgaatCTAATCTTTGTAGAAATTTAGATTGAATATTGGTACGTTTGTAGACATAAAATAGTTTCTTTTCGCTCTTAATTTggcttttttttacatCTTGAGTAAATAGCAATATGAGGTATGAGAAAATCTTATATTGCAATTCGAAGTATGGTTCAAaagtttattaaaagatattcaaATGTACGGCTATACAATTTatgaataattctttaaaggCATCTTGGTAACCAATAGAACCtacaaaaatcaaaaattaaaattggaCCTCttgaacaaaataaattaaaggaTCTACAATGATAGAAATAGTATAAAACGATACCAAATACaactaaaaatatacataaGTAAGTATTTAGAGACAGATATGATGCATATATTCTAGCAATGGTGAATTTATAACTTTAGTGTATTGTAAGTTAGGAAAGCGCTATGTTTCTTGCTTGGCAGGCTATCTTCCTAAAGTAAAAAGTTCTTCAAACGAAATTCATTACTAGAATAGTCACACATACCCTTTAAATGCGTGTTgactgaaaaaaaatttcatataCCAACCTTATTAGAAACAAACGAAAGTTGTGTTAATACCTAGTTTATCAACGGTTATGCAATTATACTTAATTGACTAGAACAGTCTTCACATCTGGAATAAATCATAGTTTAATAGAACACTAGTGATATTATACATAGGGGAATACGAGGAGATTGAACAATGAGGGTTTATTAGAAACTGTTGAGAGTGATAATGAAGTGAAAAGACTAAAACTTATATTAATAACCGTAGAATAGGCTATTTTAATGTATGAGCTAATTCGTATAAGAATTGTTGACATATTAGCAAGAATTAGCTTCTTGGATATAGTCATAATGAAAGAAATACAGAATGCTAATAAATTCTGTCTCCAAAAGAGCACATATCAAATGGATTTCATCACAGttacttcaaataataatggcaTTGTTTAATTCCGATAATTCAATACTGAAATACTACAATAATACTCTAACATAGCATTGAATTGCCTCAATCCAGCATTCTGTTGGAACCACATAAATACCACACTTCTCTATTTAGTACATATATAAAGAgcatattttgtaaataaatatggaTGTTTATAGAGTAtttataacaatgtctaactctcttgaaaACCAGTAAAATTACATCAAAATACATTATTAACTAATGTCAGACTCTCTTCAATTCCAGTACTTTTCATTCTTGACAGTCGTTGTTAAcagtattaatatttgatagcGCATACCGGCTTTAGGAAATTTAGGTATGCATTCACACTCTAAATATCAGAGCAGGTCCAATAGTGTAGTGGTTATCACCTTCGGTTCTGATCCGAATAACCCCGGTTCGAATCCGGGTTGGaccttttttaattttctgagtaacaattttaagctTTTGCCATGTATTCTAAGAATATGTATCACGTGATTTTAaggattaataattatgtaTAGATTTGTCAAGGTCAGACATAAATCACGTGACACGAAAAACAAACATAGAACAAGAACTCGAGAATGTGAATATAAAAGGGAACAATCTTACACGAAGAACAAATGAAGAAAGCTCAGAGCGAAGAAAGCAACGAACGGGATGAGTTTCTAAGTCtagagaaaaatattaacatcTTAATTACCATACACAGTTAGATAAATAGAGTCTTTATACCAAGTATAATATAGTTAGAACTCCGACTTGCTGCAATAGAAGAAGGAGGAGGAATTTACAAGATACATAGATTGGAACCATAAAAATTGTGACAGCTTTGCTACTGCCAGTTGTATATCTTTTTGGATGctagtttaataccaactgtttattaaactatacaactatatacctgagcctatgtaagttaaatattacgTTTCGATTTGTTCACTGTACActtccatcttttgtatttcgtCCTTTTTGTTCcctctagtttattcttttagctttagattcttaaatagaatttatgttcatgattcaCTTACTTGTTAATCTACATGTTCATTCCGTTATCAAGTGATCCTGATTTATACACGTGACTAACGTAGCTCACACTACGTGACATTGTGTTTCAGTATCACgtgatttcaatttttttcatatagCACCTTCAGAGGCTTGAGATATTtacaaattaatataaaaatgatacCAAAAATGGTACCAATATTccatattattgaaatattaagGGTACCAGGCATTGATTTACTTAGACTAAGTAAAATTAGATTATTTctactgggattcaagagagttagacattgttatacagtgtttaagatgtaaagacgattgctttatttagacatatatagttaatataattaaaatgaatatatttcttaaatagtgttttacgatataaacagaaaaacacattttaaacaataagtcacgtgataaaaagtattttaccacttaatagaaaatgatataatcatattccagcaatTTTCTGTCAGAAAACAGTTTGATTGgaacattttaaaattaagtAATTCATCAAACTAGAATATAATTCGTAAAAATAATGCactaaaatagaaaaatatctGCAGAAGGATTTAGTTATATCTATACAGTATTAATTCAAGTGACTTAATTATTTCTGCCTAGTGTGTAATAGGAGGTCCGTATAATGTATTAGTTTATATATAACGTAAAATAAATGCTGTTAAGGCAACTTCTGATCAAATCAAGTTTTGGGATATTCAAAACGCTCTTATTATTTGTGGCTCCACGGTTTAAATTGAGTGCCATTATAGTGATTATAATATTCTGGAATTTTAATCCGTCCTTCTGTCATTCCTCTTATAGATCTGAGCTCATGTCTTATAATATGCGGTGCTAGAGGATTTGACGTTAGTTCTCTTTCGTAGCCAATAATAGTacttttgatattattcattaattgTTTATCATTGAACTCTTGTCCTGACATATTTAAAACCTGGCTCTTCATTTGCCGCAGAGAAGCTttgattttgtttaatttattGACTTTTGTAGTAGTTTGGACACTCATATTATAGGCACGAATTCTAATATCAGCCAGTTCATTTGGACTAAGAAATGGTACTTGCTTGTATTCAAACGGTTTAGTTCGTTTAAATAAGGAAGTTCGTGTCCCATTATCGGAAGTTGTTGCTGTCTGAGTCTCTGCATCTACTATAGATGGTGGATTCGTTGATGCTTGTACATGCAGCGGCACAATGTCATTAGTAGATGCATTATCAGTTTCATGCTTACATGAAGTAATAGGGCCACTACTTTTTAAATCTGTTTCAGAAGATGACTTCactataatattatttactggagctattaaattttgagtGTCGTCCTTTATGCTATTTGAAGGTATTCTAGTTagatttttaatattttgctGGATATATAATGGAGCTATTTTTGTCATTGGTGGCGTGTCGGTTTTTACGAAATTTTGAGTAGGTGGAGATTTATTTAGTGATCGAGAAGGAATTTCTTCTTGATGGCATGGGATTGTCCCAAAAGTTTCAACTTTTTTTGGTGCTATTTCTAAATGTTCTTCCTTATCATGTTCAGATGGTGTATATATCTTTTGAGTATTACTAGCATTGTCAATTGTCACAATATTATTCGAAAGTTTATTACTCAGTTTCTGATTAATATCTCCTTCgtgaatattattagatattttGCAGTTCTCAGTATCTGCAGGGGAATTTATATTGTCCACAGACTTTTTAGTCATAATGCTTGATTTCATACTTGCATAATTTAGAGGAGTGTTATTAAGTAGCAATGAGCCACTACTCTTAGCTCCATTATGATATGCTTGTAGAGTTggtttattaatattgtcGTTTGTTTCTATAGCATTAGATGATGCAAGTTCCTTTGAATTATCATCAGATACAATAGACAATTTATCCTTGTTATCCatatcatatttattagTGATAATTTGTTCCATGGGATTACTCGCAAATCTCTCAATAGCAGGAGTTTGTCTTTCAAATGTATGTTCTGGTTCTGCTTCATTAACCACTTTTGAGCCAATATTTTGCAGTT
This DNA window, taken from Henningerozyma blattae CBS 6284 chromosome 3, complete genome, encodes the following:
- the LMO1 gene encoding Lmo1p (similar to Saccharomyces cerevisiae YLL007C; ancestral locus Anc_5.209); amino-acid sequence: MDDLELRLSELITTASDYSLPSQVDQCKLKEFFKLLVNNKDMPDILSIETLPKMIVKFMDYCEDDFLLETVVQESFFWTILIATCSRVSLVEMNFVMKKLFTICLDDQTRHKKHLVTIMRSLYVNPIFVQTYTKYVLQSAENLSETKLALEIFSLHFECLSSLSFEDLSLTVAIIMRNFINLNELREFFSNLIDNDDVSDTLFKSFTGIKYGKTGILSRYSLQEYEGPLKDRYFNALKEVSALSSITNNNFTEETKMLQDEKKITLLQAYDAVNFLENSNLSFKKTYSEQLLFGISPFPLSKALVRVSIALDNYSTNLRLTDSAEKFIIFLLINNASIYYIIMERILNMWAESDAKTGNDLESLLDLIPIIIDKSMTPHNFTYGCNFFKTRLKTLENISYKVARNWQLDTLRQKHYSKWSGRVIEFDAMLTTQVYEYVRHQRLLQLQNGSWVYAENPLAPDVQYPRVAFIVLSANQNNILLREFDIRPEELPQIGDNRITLSSDKNLNFSKSQTKVVRLSDIFYFEGNQITIGNNVPDDFKMVNLIQKSVYVEINLSDRNHNVLLNLYFDTKETTYVWLDGLRLISSLEKHKDSISQSTKEQIETLVDVRKNVQLINLSVDYDIDLSVDDSESESDEDIYNLDHLKNIASNFYYD
- the MMM1 gene encoding ERMES complex subunit MMM1 (similar to Saccharomyces cerevisiae MMM1 (YLL006W); ancestral locus Anc_5.210) yields the protein MNFNGTQGLNVLGPSDLSQDEQVEWNDYISRVLPSQVQNLVQQKLEERNLVIQNDEKRTEKDMNFTEDQLWKLFTSLDNPYWSQTPNVAIPTERSSFVSKSFVKGLIFGQLSVVILLIFFIKVFLFSENPSKQKRDTKHAFDKDELKSDINNCGVQTSNSSIISKSFLASLMRKQNSNVPDDVENERYRQLINILEKTSYNVETHAAESLDWFNVLVAQILQQFREEAWQKNKIVHSLNDFIEKRSNELPRYLDIIKVTEIDTGEGFPIFSNCRIGYSPNSNKQKLEARIDIDVNDRIALGVKTQLLLNYPKFASAALPLNVTVAIVRFKGCLTVSLATAEEFGITSNLENDQEDSDENKGYFLVFSFSPDYIMEFETGSLVGARSKLENIPKVAGLIESYIQNWFIERCVEPRFQFIKLPSIWPRSKNTGQEITLPVDSNIGISENQ
- the SPO75 gene encoding Spo75p (similar to Saccharomyces cerevisiae SPO75 (YLL005C); ancestral locus Anc_5.211); translated protein: MSNNVKYPSTMDLHSSNNILGSLDIDDNISILVVNFNNSGEIDRARLLKYVSLNFLSRYSNTPRTGSAHKHLGISLKTFLISILISFVYFVFQFLVFICIRIKYKEMYQIHNLLRGFVEDGKSQSPRDITIFKRFQKKFFDWIKPLLKSNIEEYIETCGLDTYLFFRFLKQLTIFFLCLSFVHLPILLPIHYFSNKEEAKKLDFTTGNPKSLDKFNMSNISNTQSQILLIHLILSITVVIGYHVWLIAEMQFIHSNLQQEKYLGKYQNTLYIDNIPEHLHGNKNEIIKYFSCILPNSVESISFFPKSCPQVKILHENINKIDHSLQAHAIDMYLYKFFKNIESLNGPFTKKQKLSVLKNKLKFFLTTISKRFCFTISIEWINLNYCGSFYIPLLKFQKVSFQSKSLQIFRYQLEKYYKLREIWEEMCVNYKSYPLFASFSNGRRGNNVVSYKKIIISFKSAFQSHMFAQILQSRNINEWNNILVGPNPKDIIWENMNREDTKRGIAQSAFVNVIYIIIILGWILPVACVGLLTQIEYQSILDPFLSSIKIPSGALGDLVSNLLSIITLIFLIEIVPFIFNWLAYFKSWKTKAEVQIDTQRWFFYFLFVHLFMVVTISSGIYFVIEKIINNPTIIATLLAHELPKSSNFFCSFIVIRCLAYAGGTLLQTKDILLEIFYYRIFVHSPQRKFKRMQSFITISWGSAYALFSVFGCIGIIYSVLAPVILPLCFFSFACIFYSVKYLFEFQNNKENVSETYGKLYIQAMLHLYTGVYCMEVCMIGIFALSNHGKMSSVMILIFILTLMANYKIYELYVCKIKHPPLCSFKHIYDATNGDTTNLNFGLIQDLQDLKYNKFEVPFMQKRSPLKLWMVYDTHNCYKDDIRYFKSNFEVESKTQYYAINNTGNIVFNIDTPEE
- the TBLA0C03670 gene encoding uncharacterized protein (similar to Saccharomyces cerevisiae PRP24 (YMR268C); ancestral locus Anc_8.822) gives rise to the protein MDNLPKSIQLQFLQILHALLATKTTADLDLVEDFVMEYLFESDCELPSDISLEEFTNNLDQLLSGIVDDIPNLAVILYPILSLLKQYPSDLYDKEEQFSVNTDISKKAKNKAESKVYEINRDTIINLTNPTILNFAIFVRNIPQRYINELTIKQQFECFGDIRQIIIYNEYVTIYYNHKQSRDRCLKSVVPFFNNRFVTVDLFIEVIQNSNVISKEELIEELQNIGSKVVNEAEPEHTFERQTPAIERFASNPMEQIITNKYDMDNKDKLSIVSDDNSKELASSNAIETNDNINKPTLQAYHNGAKSSGSLLLNNTPLNYASMKSSIMTKKSVDNINSPADTENCKISNNIHEGDINQKLSNKLSNNIVTIDNASNTQKIYTPSEHDKEEHLEIAPKKVETFGTIPCHQEEIPSRSLNKSPPTQNFVKTDTPPMTKIAPLYIQQNIKNLTRIPSNSIKDDTQNLIAPVNNIIVKSSSETDLKSSGPITSCKHETDNASTNDIVPLHVQASTNPPSIVDAETQTATTSDNGTRTSLFKRTKPFEYKQVPFLSPNELADIRIRAYNMSVQTTTKVNKLNKIKASLRQMKSQVLNMSGQEFNDKQLMNNIKSTIIGYERELTSNPLAPHIIRHELRSIRGMTEGRIKIPEYYNHYNGTQFKPWSHK